The Ruminococcus bovis genome includes a region encoding these proteins:
- a CDS encoding hydantoinase B/oxoprolinase family protein has product MKNVIEGLNIPRVKVDPVTLQVLGGSFKMIAQEMGMVLYRMSYSSIIRESEDIGAGIVDTVGRQLCESESTPMHVGSIGGNVKGILTRWKLEDIHEGDIFIHNHPFHGTSHSPDIHICIPIFYKGKLISFSCVQAHLLDNGSHTPGMDVFARDVYAETRIYYGLKLYEKGKRNDQLWQMILDNVRTPSMNENDLKAMIASAKHGIKRFTELLDKYSVEVVFSAIEDWMDYSERMLRSAISKVPDGTYYAEGWLDNDGKHLDKMLKVCTTTTIKGDSVTIDLTGSADEVYTAFNASFEGTTKTSINYIMHALFLDDDIYEQYIPQNDGMARPVTIIAPKGCIFNPNFPRASFSRFNQANLLADCVMRSLAGVMPERVSAGTSAHIHFVSYNGFNKSKGEYWVYLEVDEGSYGGRYGKDAIDSCDALVANTRNVPIEEIEWHYPLRVERYELNPAKVAPGKWRGGLGIVRETRFLQEGTVTCEGDRHKEAPKGIFGGYDGTSASMTKNPDSDNPKSLESKLSDEEFAANDVLQICTPCGGGYGNPLERDPEMVLGDVLDDFTTVEDAEKSYGVVIDTSTMTVDVEKTTALRNSMK; this is encoded by the coding sequence ATGAAAAATGTTATTGAAGGTTTAAATATTCCTAGAGTAAAAGTTGATCCGGTTACTTTACAGGTTCTTGGTGGTTCATTTAAGATGATTGCACAGGAAATGGGTATGGTTCTATATAGAATGTCATATTCAAGTATCATTCGTGAATCAGAAGATATTGGTGCCGGTATTGTTGATACAGTTGGTCGTCAGCTTTGTGAAAGTGAAAGTACACCAATGCATGTTGGCTCAATCGGTGGTAATGTTAAAGGTATCTTAACAAGATGGAAACTTGAAGATATTCATGAAGGTGATATTTTCATCCACAACCACCCATTCCATGGTACTTCTCATTCACCTGATATTCATATTTGCATCCCTATTTTCTATAAAGGAAAATTAATCAGTTTCTCTTGTGTTCAGGCTCACTTGCTTGATAATGGTTCTCATACACCCGGTATGGATGTATTTGCCAGAGATGTATATGCTGAAACAAGAATTTATTATGGCTTAAAGCTATATGAAAAGGGCAAGAGAAACGACCAGCTATGGCAGATGATTCTTGATAATGTTCGTACTCCGTCAATGAACGAAAACGACTTAAAAGCTATGATTGCTTCAGCTAAACATGGTATCAAGCGTTTTACAGAACTACTTGATAAATACAGTGTAGAAGTTGTATTTTCTGCTATTGAAGATTGGATGGATTATTCCGAGAGAATGTTGCGTAGTGCAATTAGTAAAGTACCTGACGGCACATATTATGCAGAAGGTTGGTTGGATAATGACGGTAAGCACCTTGATAAAATGCTTAAAGTTTGTACAACAACTACTATCAAGGGAGACTCAGTAACAATCGACTTAACAGGTAGTGCAGATGAAGTTTATACAGCGTTTAATGCTTCTTTTGAAGGTACAACAAAAACTTCAATTAACTACATTATGCATGCATTATTCCTTGATGATGATATTTATGAACAGTACATTCCTCAGAATGACGGTATGGCTAGACCTGTAACAATTATTGCTCCTAAGGGTTGTATCTTTAATCCTAACTTCCCAAGAGCAAGTTTCTCAAGATTTAATCAGGCTAATTTACTTGCTGACTGTGTAATGCGTTCATTAGCAGGTGTTATGCCGGAAAGAGTTTCAGCCGGTACATCAGCACATATTCACTTTGTAAGTTACAACGGCTTTAATAAGTCTAAGGGTGAATATTGGGTTTATCTTGAAGTTGATGAGGGTTCATATGGTGGTCGTTATGGCAAAGATGCTATTGACTCTTGTGATGCACTTGTAGCCAATACAAGAAATGTTCCTATTGAGGAAATTGAGTGGCACTATCCATTAAGAGTTGAAAGATATGAACTTAACCCTGCAAAGGTTGCTCCCGGTAAGTGGAGAGGTGGTCTTGGTATCGTAAGAGAAACAAGATTTTTACAAGAAGGTACAGTTACTTGTGAAGGTGACCGTCACAAAGAAGCTCCTAAGGGTATCTTTGGTGGTTATGATGGTACATCAGCAAGTATGACTAAGAACCCTGATTCAGATAATCCTAAGTCATTGGAATCAAAACTATCTGATGAAGAATTTGCAGCCAACGATGTTTTGCAGATTTGTACTCCTTGTGGTGGTGGCTACGGCAACCCACTTGAAAGAGATCCTGAAATGGTGCTTGGAGATGTTCTTGACGACTTTACAACAGTTGAGGATGCTGAAAAATCTTATGGTGTTGTAATTGATACATCTACAATGACAGTTGATGTTGAAAAAACAACAGCTCTAAGAAACTCAATGAAATAA
- a CDS encoding cytosine permease — MSKEREKVKEMGKSSLISEDILPITSSKRTLGGLGFANIWIGMAIVISVFSFGASGIDGMNIWGVMSATLVANIIIAVVGSLTGDIGVEHGISFATYLRAPFGTVGVHLPAIARGIVASCWFGINTYIGSTAINYFTLALFGIDNWFLWFIIFAIVQIGNTMLGLKGIDKFASFAAPCIILITCWMFYKVNNIAVINNVSIFGYKPPHPSATCWITTMCANIGMWAALAADIPNFTRSLKSTMGERNWLKRNRNNWIPQFATLPIIETFIAAIGAISYLTTGNWNPVEVIQSQAKGVTLIILLIMVILAQWSTNTAANLVPPAMCFTNAGAKWNLPYKVAVLIAGLIGVCVMPWEILDQLYTYLGYFGSFLSALAGIMLCDYYVIRHRRLNVLDMFKSDGQYRYHKGFNIAGLIAWIAGTIIANVFSDYGYLFGLPTGFLVYLLLMKTWYLKKFPQAEVTSNYSEEFLGMSVGHDWVVPGYEKFAGVIPDIDSSLVENVNVSSYHGGTEYENATGHKLVITFGREYGSRGKDFAALLAKRLDIPYYDEDMIKLAAQKLNVSETVLAEEEETPRSELKTALTKGGMFAAKEYEGSNVDKMFMVQSQIILELAKKSPCIIVGRCSNYVLENAKIPTIDVFVAANLEDRIKNIMKRKHLSHEKAKNHLIKKEKCRESYFNYYTSYEWGKPQYYDLCVNTSSMDLDDLVDHVESYINTNISNHIGKK, encoded by the coding sequence ATGTCAAAGGAAAGAGAAAAAGTAAAAGAAATGGGAAAGTCTTCTCTTATTTCTGAAGATATACTTCCAATAACCTCTAGCAAAAGAACCTTAGGTGGACTTGGTTTTGCTAATATTTGGATTGGTATGGCAATCGTAATTTCAGTTTTCAGTTTTGGTGCTAGTGGTATTGATGGAATGAATATTTGGGGTGTTATGTCTGCTACATTAGTAGCAAATATAATCATTGCAGTAGTTGGTAGCTTAACCGGTGATATTGGTGTTGAACATGGTATTTCCTTTGCTACTTATCTAAGAGCCCCATTTGGTACAGTTGGTGTTCATCTGCCGGCTATTGCAAGAGGTATTGTTGCTTCTTGTTGGTTTGGTATTAACACCTACATTGGTTCAACAGCAATTAACTACTTTACACTTGCTCTGTTTGGAATAGACAACTGGTTCTTGTGGTTTATTATTTTTGCAATAGTTCAGATTGGTAACACAATGCTTGGTCTAAAAGGTATTGATAAGTTTGCATCATTTGCAGCACCTTGTATTATCCTAATTACTTGTTGGATGTTTTATAAGGTTAACAACATTGCAGTAATTAACAATGTTTCAATCTTTGGCTATAAGCCACCACACCCATCAGCAACTTGTTGGATTACAACAATGTGTGCCAATATTGGTATGTGGGCAGCACTTGCAGCTGATATTCCAAACTTTACACGAAGTCTAAAGTCCACTATGGGTGAAAGAAATTGGCTAAAGCGTAACCGTAACAACTGGATTCCACAGTTTGCAACCTTACCTATTATTGAAACTTTCATTGCAGCTATTGGTGCTATTTCCTACCTAACAACAGGCAACTGGAATCCGGTTGAAGTTATTCAGTCACAAGCTAAAGGTGTAACACTTATTATCTTACTGATAATGGTTATCTTAGCACAGTGGTCAACTAATACAGCAGCTAACCTAGTGCCACCGGCAATGTGCTTTACAAATGCCGGTGCAAAGTGGAACTTACCATATAAGGTAGCAGTATTAATTGCAGGTTTAATCGGTGTTTGTGTAATGCCTTGGGAAATCCTAGATCAGCTTTATACTTACCTAGGATACTTTGGTTCATTCTTATCAGCATTAGCAGGTATTATGCTTTGTGATTATTATGTAATCCGTCACAGAAGGTTAAATGTACTTGATATGTTTAAGTCAGATGGTCAGTATCGTTACCACAAAGGTTTCAATATTGCAGGTCTTATAGCTTGGATAGCAGGTACAATAATTGCAAATGTATTTTCTGATTATGGTTATTTGTTTGGACTACCAACAGGTTTCTTAGTTTATTTACTTCTTATGAAAACTTGGTATCTAAAGAAATTCCCTCAAGCAGAAGTTACCTCTAACTATTCAGAAGAATTTCTTGGAATGTCAGTGGGTCACGATTGGGTAGTACCCGGTTACGAAAAGTTTGCCGGTGTTATTCCTGATATTGATTCTTCTTTGGTAGAAAATGTAAATGTTTCTTCTTATCATGGTGGTACAGAATACGAAAATGCTACAGGTCATAAACTTGTAATTACATTTGGTAGAGAATATGGCAGTAGAGGTAAAGATTTTGCAGCTTTACTTGCTAAACGGCTGGATATACCCTATTACGATGAAGATATGATTAAACTTGCAGCACAAAAACTTAATGTTTCTGAAACTGTTTTGGCAGAGGAAGAAGAAACACCGAGAAGTGAACTTAAGACAGCACTTACAAAAGGTGGTATGTTTGCAGCTAAAGAATATGAAGGCTCAAATGTAGATAAAATGTTTATGGTACAGTCCCAAATTATTTTGGAACTGGCTAAGAAATCGCCTTGTATTATTGTTGGTAGATGTTCAAACTATGTTCTTGAAAATGCCAAGATACCAACAATAGATGTGTTTGTTGCAGCAAATCTTGAAGACAGAATCAAGAATATAATGAAGCGAAAGCACTTGTCCCATGAAAAGGCAAAGAACCACTTAATCAAAAAGGAAAAGTGCAGAGAATCATATTTCAATTACTATACTTCCTATGAATGGGGTAAACCTCAGTATTATGACTTGTGTGTAAATACAAGTAGTATGGATTTAGATGATTTGGTTGATCATGTAGAATCTTATATTAATACGAATATAAGTAATCATATTGGAAAAAAGTAA
- a CDS encoding DMT family transporter codes for MSSIFIIIAGILWGIISVFVTTLKSIGFSSMEVVALRVIFSAIILVIYLLVTDRSKLKIKLKDIPLFCGTGICSIVFFNFCYFQSIEIIGGAAIPALLLYTAPIFVMFMSLFLFKENITVKKVISLLVTILGMCFLTGVFSGKETITLEGFLYGLGAGFGYALYSIFGKLLLKKYDSMTITTYTFVVASVAVIPFSGIIKDYNLMLNTESLLWSLGLALVCTILPFILYTKGLLKVEAGKASILATVEPFVAAIIGVTVFSESITVEKIIGMVLILFAIVLLNINIRKAK; via the coding sequence ATGAGTTCAATTTTTATAATTATTGCAGGTATATTGTGGGGGATAATTTCAGTATTTGTCACAACTCTAAAGTCAATAGGTTTTTCTTCAATGGAAGTAGTAGCCCTAAGAGTTATCTTTTCAGCAATTATTCTAGTAATATACCTACTAGTTACTGATAGAAGTAAATTAAAAATAAAGCTAAAGGATATACCTCTATTTTGTGGTACAGGTATTTGTAGTATAGTGTTCTTTAATTTTTGTTATTTTCAGTCAATAGAAATTATTGGTGGTGCAGCAATTCCGGCATTGTTGCTTTATACTGCTCCTATATTTGTTATGTTTATGTCACTGTTTTTATTTAAAGAAAATATAACAGTAAAGAAAGTAATTTCACTTTTAGTAACTATTCTTGGAATGTGTTTTTTGACAGGTGTATTTTCAGGAAAAGAAACCATTACATTAGAAGGTTTTTTATATGGTTTAGGTGCAGGTTTTGGGTATGCACTTTACAGTATTTTCGGAAAGCTTTTATTGAAAAAATATGACTCTATGACTATCACAACATATACATTTGTTGTAGCATCTGTAGCAGTAATTCCATTTTCAGGAATAATCAAAGACTATAATTTAATGCTAAATACAGAAAGCCTTTTGTGGTCACTGGGTCTAGCTTTAGTATGTACAATTTTACCTTTTATTTTATATACAAAAGGTCTACTGAAAGTTGAGGCAGGTAAAGCATCTATCCTTGCAACAGTAGAACCATTTGTAGCAGCAATAATTGGTGTAACAGTATTTAGCGAAAGTATAACAGTAGAAAAAATTATAGGTATGGTTTTAATTTTATTTGCAATCGTACTTTTAAATATAAATATAAGAAAAGCAAAGTAA
- a CDS encoding isochorismatase family protein, with protein MDIKNVINQYYDMVHKIAYSKTQNVNDADDLTQEVFLKYLQSDKKFDSDDHIKNWLIRVTINTYLHQISSGWNKNTTYMTDELLGAMEGANSNFSYEDNYVVEDDIYDIIKTLPDSNRNVLWNFYYKDMSIRQIALNENKTESAVKMLLSRSRKVLREKMEQRHLISEKLFISVDKQLKNYFKAYEQKYIESGRIYTHRKPIKNICVVMVDMANGWTKPGHPFACDIGNTVVNARKICDAIRKTNKLPLMFTKTCFHKKGKEKLKLNGRKIPAENLEVENYWTEIDDTLDVQDCEMVMTKYCMSCFGKPEFEKYLQTMDIDTIMIAGVTASGAIRYTVMDAHCRGYNVIVVKDAIADRIPGAVYWNLFDMEMNFAKTMSTDNAIKLIEQYS; from the coding sequence ATGGATATAAAGAATGTTATCAATCAGTATTACGATATGGTTCATAAAATTGCTTATAGCAAAACTCAAAATGTTAATGATGCTGACGATTTAACACAAGAAGTATTTTTAAAATATCTTCAGTCAGACAAAAAGTTTGATAGTGATGACCATATTAAGAATTGGCTAATCAGGGTTACAATCAATACCTATTTACATCAGATTTCATCAGGTTGGAACAAAAACACAACCTATATGACAGACGAACTTCTTGGTGCTATGGAGGGTGCAAATTCTAACTTTTCCTATGAAGACAACTATGTTGTTGAAGATGATATTTATGATATAATAAAAACTCTACCGGACTCAAACAGAAATGTACTGTGGAATTTTTATTACAAAGATATGAGTATAAGACAAATTGCACTTAACGAAAACAAAACAGAAAGTGCAGTGAAAATGTTACTTTCAAGAAGTAGAAAAGTTCTAAGAGAAAAGATGGAACAAAGACACCTTATCTCAGAAAAACTATTTATTTCTGTTGATAAACAACTTAAAAATTACTTTAAGGCTTACGAACAAAAGTACATAGAAAGTGGCAGAATTTATACCCATAGAAAACCTATCAAGAACATTTGCGTTGTAATGGTGGATATGGCAAATGGTTGGACAAAACCGGGTCATCCATTTGCTTGTGATATAGGCAATACAGTTGTAAATGCAAGGAAAATTTGTGATGCAATACGCAAAACAAATAAACTTCCGTTAATGTTCACAAAAACTTGTTTCCATAAAAAAGGCAAAGAAAAATTAAAACTAAATGGTAGAAAAATTCCGGCAGAAAACCTTGAAGTGGAAAATTATTGGACAGAAATTGATGATACTCTTGATGTACAAGATTGTGAAATGGTAATGACAAAGTACTGTATGAGTTGCTTTGGCAAACCTGAATTTGAAAAGTATCTTCAAACTATGGATATAGATACTATAATGATTGCAGGTGTAACTGCTTCAGGTGCAATTAGATATACTGTAATGGATGCCCACTGTAGAGGTTATAATGTTATTGTAGTAAAAGATGCAATAGCCGATAGAATACCCGGTGCAGTGTATTGGAATTTGTTTGATATGGAAATGAACTTTGCCAAGACTATGTCAACAGATAATGCAATTAAATTAATTGAACAGTATTCATAA
- a CDS encoding FtsW/RodA/SpoVE family cell cycle protein: MAQIKNLINSVKDYIANTDKLLWLLTLSATVYSFILIYSLQRATDSNYLQSQIIAVGIGILGAIIFSVIDYINLLKYWYIWAIVGILLAVSVFLFGITVTGTDDTAWIRLPGGMTFQPSELMKICFIITFSKHLAYTVENGLIKNIKGVLLLFIHAMIPIVIIHFQGDDGSALIFLMMFAIMAFTAGVQLRYFAIALGAVIICIPFIWRFVMNDEHRNRILALFDLDGNALTDYGWQQYQGKVSIASGGIFGSGIGKGTRVQNNIVPEQQNDFIFTVAGEELGFVGCIVLILILILLMVKIIVIAIKSKDIAGRCICYGLFGMLTTQTIINLGMVLGFLPVVGITLPFFSQGGTSAMSMFFGVGLVQSVYLHNKMEIDDKLSGKYKLLLKNEFFD; encoded by the coding sequence GTGGCACAGATAAAAAACTTAATAAACTCTGTTAAAGATTACATAGCAAATACAGACAAGTTGTTATGGCTTTTAACACTAAGTGCTACCGTATATAGCTTTATTTTGATTTATAGCTTACAAAGGGCTACTGACTCAAACTACTTGCAATCTCAAATTATTGCTGTAGGTATTGGTATTTTGGGAGCAATAATTTTTTCTGTTATTGATTACATTAATCTTTTGAAATACTGGTACATTTGGGCTATTGTTGGGATACTACTTGCAGTTTCAGTATTTTTATTTGGTATTACAGTTACCGGTACTGATGATACTGCTTGGATTAGACTACCGGGTGGTATGACATTTCAGCCATCTGAATTAATGAAGATTTGCTTTATTATCACCTTTTCTAAGCACCTTGCCTATACTGTGGAAAATGGCCTTATTAAGAATATAAAAGGTGTATTACTTTTATTTATTCATGCAATGATACCTATTGTTATTATTCACTTTCAGGGTGATGACGGTTCTGCATTAATTTTCTTAATGATGTTTGCTATTATGGCATTTACTGCCGGTGTACAGTTAAGGTACTTTGCCATTGCTTTAGGTGCAGTAATTATTTGTATTCCATTTATTTGGAGATTTGTAATGAATGATGAACATAGAAACAGAATACTTGCACTGTTTGACCTTGACGGTAATGCACTTACCGACTATGGTTGGCAACAATATCAAGGTAAAGTTTCTATTGCTTCCGGTGGAATATTCGGTTCAGGAATTGGAAAAGGTACTAGAGTACAGAACAACATTGTACCTGAACAACAAAATGACTTTATTTTTACTGTAGCCGGTGAAGAATTGGGATTTGTTGGGTGTATTGTGCTTATACTAATTCTGATTTTGCTGATGGTTAAGATTATTGTAATTGCCATAAAATCAAAGGATATTGCCGGTAGGTGCATTTGTTACGGTCTTTTCGGTATGCTGACAACTCAAACAATTATAAACCTTGGGATGGTACTTGGATTCTTGCCTGTTGTAGGTATTACACTTCCATTCTTCTCACAAGGTGGTACATCAGCAATGTCAATGTTCTTTGGTGTTGGACTTGTACAAAGTGTTTATCTCCATAACAAAATGGAAATTGATGATAAACTTTCAGGCAAATATAAATTGCTACTTAAAAATGAATTTTTCGATTAA
- a CDS encoding formate--tetrahydrofolate ligase has product MLTDIEIAQQAKLRLIKDVASDIDINEDELEFYGKYKAKLSDELSERVSKNEDGKLVLVTAINPTPAGEGKTTTSAGLGQAMAKIGKKAIIALREPSLGPVFGIKGGAAGGGYSQVLPMEDINLHFTGDMHAITSANNLLCAMLDNHMQQGNVLGIDPRRILFKRCLDMNDRALRNVVIGLGGKVNGVPREDGFIITVASEVMAILCLANDISDLKKRLGNILVAYTYDGNPVFCKDIKADGAMTALLKDALKPNLVQTLEGTPAIMHGGPFANIAHGCNSVRATKLALKLGDYCITEAGFGSDLGAEKFLDIKCRYAGIAPSCIVIVATCRALKYNGGVPKTEVSEPNLEALKNGIVNLGVHIDNMNKYGVPVVVAINRFYTDSDEELKYIEDYCHERGAEFALSDVFCEGGNGGVDLAKKVVEACEKPSDFKLLYDNDLTIKEKMNRIATEIYGADKVNYTPQAEKALKDVVALGGDKLPVCVAKTQYSLSDNPALLGAPKGFDITVRDVRISNGAGFVVVYTGNIMTMPGLPKVPAANNIDVDENNVISGLF; this is encoded by the coding sequence ATGCTAACAGATATTGAAATTGCACAACAGGCTAAACTAAGACTTATTAAGGATGTTGCATCTGACATTGATATTAATGAAGATGAACTAGAATTTTATGGTAAATATAAAGCTAAACTTTCTGATGAACTTTCAGAAAGAGTTAGCAAGAATGAAGACGGTAAACTTGTTCTTGTAACTGCTATTAACCCAACACCTGCCGGTGAAGGTAAAACAACTACTTCAGCAGGTTTAGGTCAGGCTATGGCTAAAATCGGCAAGAAGGCAATTATTGCATTAAGAGAACCTTCCCTAGGTCCTGTATTTGGTATCAAGGGTGGTGCAGCAGGTGGTGGCTATTCACAGGTTCTGCCTATGGAAGACATTAACCTACACTTTACAGGTGATATGCACGCTATCACTTCAGCTAACAACCTACTATGTGCTATGCTTGATAACCATATGCAACAAGGCAATGTTCTTGGTATTGACCCAAGAAGAATTCTATTTAAGAGATGCCTTGATATGAACGATAGAGCACTTAGAAATGTTGTTATCGGTTTAGGTGGCAAGGTTAACGGTGTACCAAGAGAAGATGGTTTCATCATTACTGTTGCATCAGAAGTTATGGCTATCCTATGTTTAGCAAATGATATTTCTGATTTAAAGAAAAGATTGGGCAACATTCTTGTTGCTTATACATATGACGGCAATCCTGTATTCTGTAAGGATATTAAGGCTGATGGTGCTATGACTGCACTATTAAAGGATGCCCTAAAGCCTAACCTAGTACAGACACTAGAGGGTACACCTGCTATTATGCATGGTGGTCCTTTTGCAAATATTGCTCATGGTTGTAACTCAGTGAGAGCAACAAAACTTGCACTAAAGCTAGGTGACTATTGTATTACAGAAGCAGGTTTCGGTTCTGACTTAGGTGCAGAAAAGTTCCTAGACATTAAGTGTAGATATGCCGGTATTGCTCCATCATGTATTGTTATTGTTGCTACTTGCAGAGCATTAAAGTATAACGGTGGTGTGCCAAAGACAGAGGTTTCTGAACCTAACCTAGAAGCACTAAAGAATGGTATTGTAAACCTAGGTGTTCATATTGATAATATGAATAAGTACGGTGTACCTGTAGTAGTTGCTATTAACCGTTTCTATACTGACTCTGATGAAGAACTAAAATATATCGAAGACTATTGCCACGAAAGAGGAGCAGAGTTTGCTCTTTCTGATGTATTCTGTGAAGGTGGTAACGGTGGTGTTGACCTAGCTAAAAAGGTTGTAGAGGCTTGTGAAAAGCCATCAGACTTTAAGTTACTATATGATAACGACCTAACTATCAAGGAAAAGATGAACCGTATTGCTACAGAAATTTACGGTGCAGATAAAGTTAACTATACACCACAAGCAGAAAAAGCTCTAAAGGATGTTGTTGCTTTAGGTGGCGACAAACTTCCTGTTTGTGTAGCTAAAACACAGTATTCTCTATCTGATAACCCTGCACTACTAGGTGCACCAAAGGGCTTTGATATTACAGTTAGAGATGTTAGAATTTCTAACGGTGCAGGTTTTGTAGTTGTTTATACAGGCAACATTATGACAATGCCTGGTCTACCAAAAGTACCTGCAGCAAACAACATTGATGTTGACGAAAATAATGTAATTAGTGGATTGTTCTAA
- the tsaE gene encoding tRNA (adenosine(37)-N6)-threonylcarbamoyltransferase complex ATPase subunit type 1 TsaE, with protein sequence MEYITHSVEETENLASKLAKKLKGTEVIAFFGGLGMGKTAFTRGLCKGLNYFDGVQSPTFSLVNQYNADYTVYHFDMYRINTYDDLYSTGFFDYLDTGILVIEWSENIENALPDDYISVEIEKGENDDDRIIKIEGIEL encoded by the coding sequence ATGGAATATATAACTCATTCTGTTGAAGAAACAGAGAACCTAGCAAGTAAATTAGCCAAGAAGCTAAAGGGTACAGAAGTTATTGCATTCTTTGGTGGCTTAGGTATGGGCAAAACGGCTTTTACCAGAGGTCTTTGTAAAGGGCTGAATTACTTTGATGGTGTACAAAGTCCAACATTTTCATTGGTAAATCAGTATAATGCAGATTATACTGTTTACCACTTTGATATGTACCGTATAAATACTTATGACGATTTGTACAGTACAGGATTTTTTGATTATCTTGATACAGGTATTCTTGTTATTGAGTGGAGCGAAAATATAGAGAATGCTTTGCCTGATGACTATATCAGTGTGGAAATCGAAAAAGGCGAAAATGATGATGACAGAATTATTAAAATTGAAGGAATTGAACTTTAA
- the tsaB gene encoding tRNA (adenosine(37)-N6)-threonylcarbamoyltransferase complex dimerization subunit type 1 TsaB has product MKILGIDTSAKTSSVGIVEDGKVVDEVFVNEGLTHSETIMPMIDKLLKQNNISVDDIDAYAVNNGPGSFTGVRIGVAVVKGMAFKDNKDCYEVSTLDSIAYNCIDKEGKVVSCIDARRNQVFNAVYSVSKGKLTKEVNDRSILIMDLYEELKDVEENIYFVGDGQDKVLDYFSENDMLKENFKFPEYLENVQRGTNTAMIAYNNQSSKKKGKDILPQYLKLTQAEQELRKKREK; this is encoded by the coding sequence ATGAAAATTTTAGGTATTGATACTTCAGCCAAAACATCCTCAGTAGGTATTGTTGAAGATGGTAAGGTAGTAGATGAAGTTTTTGTCAATGAGGGTTTAACTCATAGTGAAACAATAATGCCTATGATTGACAAATTACTAAAACAAAATAACATAAGTGTTGATGATATAGATGCCTATGCAGTTAATAACGGACCCGGATCATTTACCGGTGTTAGAATAGGTGTTGCAGTAGTTAAGGGTATGGCTTTTAAGGACAACAAAGATTGTTATGAAGTTTCTACACTTGACTCTATTGCTTATAACTGTATTGATAAAGAAGGCAAAGTTGTTTCTTGTATTGATGCAAGAAGAAACCAAGTTTTTAATGCAGTTTATTCTGTGTCAAAGGGTAAACTTACAAAAGAAGTTAATGACCGTTCAATACTTATTATGGATTTGTACGAAGAACTTAAAGATGTGGAAGAAAATATTTATTTTGTTGGTGATGGTCAGGATAAAGTACTTGATTATTTCTCAGAAAATGATATGCTTAAAGAGAACTTTAAGTTTCCGGAATATTTAGAGAATGTTCAGAGAGGTACTAATACTGCTATGATTGCTTATAATAATCAGTCTAGCAAGAAGAAAGGTAAGGATATTTTGCCTCAGTACCTAAAGCTAACTCAAGCTGAACAAGAATTAAGAAAGAAGAGGGAAAAGTAA
- the rpiB gene encoding ribose 5-phosphate isomerase B: MIAIGCDHGGLDIKNAVIEYLKKNGIEYKDYGCYTSESVDYPKYAYKVATAVANKEAELGILCCGTGIGISIAANKVKGIRAAVVSNEFCAEMTRRHNDANILCMGGRVINEEQAVKFADIFLNTPFEGDRHNRRLDMVSAIENGTYEDK, from the coding sequence ATGATAGCTATTGGTTGCGACCACGGTGGTCTTGATATTAAAAATGCAGTAATCGAATACCTAAAGAAGAATGGTATTGAATATAAGGATTACGGTTGTTATACATCAGAAAGTGTTGATTACCCTAAGTATGCTTATAAAGTAGCTACAGCAGTAGCTAATAAAGAGGCTGAACTAGGTATCCTATGTTGTGGTACAGGTATCGGTATCTCTATTGCAGCAAACAAGGTTAAGGGTATCAGAGCAGCAGTTGTTAGTAACGAATTCTGTGCAGAAATGACTCGCCGTCATAATGATGCAAACATCCTATGTATGGGTGGCAGAGTTATTAATGAAGAACAGGCAGTTAAATTTGCCGATATTTTCCTAAACACACCATTTGAAGGTGACAGACACAACAGAAGATTGGATATGGTAAGTGCTATCGAAAACGGTACTTATGAAGATAAATAA